A genomic stretch from Anticarsia gemmatalis isolate Benzon Research Colony breed Stoneville strain chromosome 26, ilAntGemm2 primary, whole genome shotgun sequence includes:
- the LOC142984206 gene encoding uncharacterized protein LOC142984206 yields MAKIRPNLNILLNIALWILITSVRVSSAGDYSAVLSKLYQQASQQDRPLVLVLDGKSNAEKPRQLSHQNQQRDDDVDERSESDDEDVPYPFLYLYKLAQEANKNKANDNARSSNRYKGIESHHRGYDDERNLNQKSKSKNNKNRNRNKNRQDDNENLGKYNKNWQDHRNRDRNDRNSNKLSNKNEKSRYRYEKQSQDRKNKAINVKNRNDDLDSDEREIKRLENSILASPLIRNLIKYSEGSLRQRKDSCEEKGKGDSCEKKKEEDPCEGNDNTCEVDTVKKDISTKGIPIDSSECVSDSYKCVK; encoded by the exons ATGGCGAAAATAAGACCCAATCTTAACATACTTCTGAATATCGCATTATGGATTTTGATTACA AGCGTCCGAGTATCTTCAGCGGGGGATTACTCTGCGGTTTTGTCGAAGCTGTACCAACAAGCGTCACAGCAAGACCGACCTCTTGTTCTAGTGTTGGACGGAAAATCAAACGCTGAGAAACCTAGACAACTAAGTCATCAGAATCAACAGAGAGACGACGATGTAGATGAGAGGAGTGAAAGTGATGACGAAGATGTGCCGTATCCATTTTTATACCTTTATAAATTGGCTCAGGag GCGAATAAAAACAAAGCCAATGATAACGCCCGTTCATCAAACCGGTACAAGGGTATTGAGAGTCATCACAGAGGTTATGATGATGAAAGAAATCTCAATCAAAAAAGTAAAAGCAAGAACAATAAAAATcgcaacagaaataaaaataggcAAGATGACAATGAAAATCTAGGGAAATATAACAAGAATTGGCAAGATCACAGAAACCGTGATAGAAATGATAGGAATTCTAACAAACTTAGTAATAAGAATGAAAAATCTAGATATAGGTATGAAAAACAATCCCAAGATAGAAAAAACAAGgcaattaatgttaaaaatagaaaCGACGATCTAGATTCTGATGAAAGAGAAATAAAGAGACTAGAAAATAGTATTCTTGCTTCACCTTTGATAAGGaatcttattaaatattctGAAGGATCTTTGAGGCAAAGAAAGGACTCTTGCGAGGAGAAGGGTAAAGGAGACAGTTGCGAAAAGAAGAAGGAAGAGGACCCTTGTGAAGGAAATGATAATACCTGCGAAGTTGATACCGTGAAGAAGGATATAAGTACAAAAGGGATTCCTATAGACAGTAGCGAATGTGTATCGGATTCATACAAATGTGtcaaataa
- the LOC142984252 gene encoding uncharacterized protein LOC142984252, giving the protein MWSIERVSFIFLVLIIINVDAEKQQSNTLGILSKYLGKHTGSPLVLVLDNNDFKRNRHLRSERKDHYDNSEEFSSLPSKKYIPNDEVNEGNTVHYINEILRSTGDANDPAVQKVNQKFENALRSRCTAYIICKEKCPKKKKQSCQKGCKQVYDNLSVCSPPPSPPCEKPKCQKYGKTMPPKWRF; this is encoded by the exons ATGTGGAGCATCGAACgtgtttcttttatatttcttgtCTTAATAATTATC AATGTCGACGCCGAAAAACAACAATCTAATACATTGGGAATTCTATCCAAATATCTTGGCAAGCATACCGGGAGCCCTCTGGTGTTAGTCCTCGATAACAATGACTTCAAGCGTAACAGACACTTGAGATCAGAGCGTAAGGACCACTATGATAATAGTGAAGAGTTTAGCAGTCTgcctagtaaaaaatatatacccaATGATGAAGTAAATGAGGGCAATACTGTACACTATATTAATGAAATACTAAGG TCTACTGGTGACGCAAACGACCCAGCAGTACAAAAAGTCAATCAGAAATTTGAGAACGCTCTTCGATCAAGATGTACAGCATACATTATATGCAAAGAAAAATGTCCAAAGAAGAAGAAGCAGTCTTGCCAGAAGGGATGTAAACAAGTGTACGACAATCTGTCTGTGTGCAGCCCGCCTCCGAGCCCACCTTGTGAGAAACCGAAGTGCCAGAAGTATGGAAAAACTATGCCACCTAAATGGCGGTTCTGA